The Desulfoscipio gibsoniae DSM 7213 genome contains a region encoding:
- the splB gene encoding spore photoproduct lyase, translating to MFIPKRVFFEQAALDYPLGQQLHKRFKGDGIPVSMIGSHNRVTGIPGKTPREAYLESKRTLVVGVRRTLQFSPCKPSAHYQLPLSTSCTGQCQYCYLNTTLGKKPYIRVYVNIDEILEQAEKYIKKRASETTLFEGAATSDPIPVEPYTGSLARAVEFFGQQPLARFRFVTKFTDVDTLLDARHNGHTRFRFSINTDHIIKSYEQGTPVVQARLGAARRVAEAGYPLGFLIAPIFNYPGWQSDYTELIRSLAEELLPAVGPDISFELISHRFTASAKKRIREVFPDTTLPMEEEERKFKFGQFGYEKYVYPKETLEEMDELFRRELDKHFPSAKVKYLV from the coding sequence TTGTTTATACCAAAACGGGTTTTCTTTGAGCAGGCGGCACTTGATTACCCTCTGGGTCAGCAGCTGCACAAAAGATTCAAGGGAGACGGAATACCCGTTTCCATGATCGGCAGTCACAACCGGGTGACGGGCATACCCGGCAAAACGCCCCGGGAAGCCTATCTGGAGTCCAAACGCACCCTGGTGGTGGGAGTACGCCGTACGCTGCAGTTTTCGCCGTGCAAACCATCGGCCCACTACCAGCTTCCATTGAGCACCAGCTGCACCGGCCAGTGTCAGTACTGTTACTTGAATACAACACTGGGCAAAAAACCATATATAAGAGTATATGTAAACATTGATGAAATACTTGAGCAGGCAGAAAAGTATATAAAAAAAAGGGCCTCGGAAACCACTTTATTTGAGGGGGCAGCCACTTCCGATCCCATCCCCGTGGAACCGTATACCGGCTCACTGGCCCGGGCTGTAGAGTTTTTTGGGCAACAACCTCTGGCCCGTTTCCGTTTCGTTACCAAGTTCACTGATGTAGATACGCTGCTGGATGCCCGGCACAACGGGCATACCCGTTTTCGCTTTAGCATCAACACCGACCACATTATCAAATCTTACGAACAGGGCACCCCGGTGGTCCAAGCCCGGTTAGGTGCCGCCCGGCGTGTAGCGGAGGCGGGTTACCCCCTGGGTTTTTTAATCGCCCCTATTTTCAACTACCCGGGCTGGCAAAGCGATTACACCGAACTAATCCGCTCCCTGGCAGAGGAGTTACTGCCTGCGGTCGGACCGGACATTAGCTTTGAATTAATTTCCCACCGGTTTACAGCATCCGCAAAAAAACGCATCCGGGAGGTGTTTCCGGACACCACCCTACCTATGGAAGAGGAAGAGCGTAAGTTCAAATTCGGGCAGTTCGGCTACGAAAAGTACGTTTATCCAAAGGAGACGCTGGAGGAGATGGATGAGCTGTTCCGGCGGGAGCTTGATAAGCACTTCCCCAGTGCTAAAGTGAAGTACTTGGTGTAA
- a CDS encoding class I SAM-dependent methyltransferase: MPNTGSFQLPQEFLIIGAAVQTGLFEELKNNPCTMEELAVRTKIDRRAMWTVIEALIALKYLEYDGEKIKLTEEADNIFFNSEYEQYTGFAFMHTYNIMKAWTQLPEVMHSGKPVAKKDLPGHTKHFIKAMSHHARKSASPIIDYCLKELPTNPRVLDVGGGPLTYAIAFAVKGARVTVLDLPEVIDMMQPELDSGLPIKMVKGDFTKGLPPGPYDLIFLGNVCHIYGEQENRKLFQDAAGELGQGGQIVINDMIRGTGVMPALFAVNMLINTASGGTWTFEQYKTWLAAAGCSTATWEEVGGRQLIKATKVH; this comes from the coding sequence ATGCCAAACACCGGCTCATTTCAGCTGCCGCAGGAATTTTTGATTATTGGCGCGGCTGTACAAACGGGATTATTTGAAGAATTGAAGAATAATCCCTGTACCATGGAAGAATTGGCTGTTAGGACGAAAATCGACCGCAGGGCTATGTGGACGGTTATTGAAGCTTTGATTGCTTTAAAGTATCTTGAATACGATGGTGAAAAAATTAAGCTCACCGAGGAGGCAGACAATATCTTTTTTAATTCTGAATACGAGCAGTATACAGGTTTTGCATTCATGCATACTTACAATATAATGAAGGCATGGACGCAGTTACCGGAAGTAATGCATAGTGGAAAACCGGTTGCGAAAAAGGATTTACCCGGACACACAAAGCACTTCATCAAGGCAATGAGCCACCATGCACGGAAGTCGGCGTCGCCAATTATAGATTATTGCTTAAAAGAACTGCCTACAAACCCCAGGGTTCTTGATGTTGGGGGTGGCCCGTTAACCTACGCCATTGCTTTTGCCGTCAAGGGGGCCAGGGTGACTGTACTGGACCTGCCTGAGGTTATAGATATGATGCAACCGGAACTGGATTCAGGTTTACCCATTAAAATGGTGAAAGGTGATTTTACCAAAGGTTTGCCGCCGGGACCTTATGACCTGATATTCCTTGGTAATGTATGCCATATATACGGTGAGCAGGAGAATAGAAAACTGTTTCAAGATGCGGCAGGCGAACTAGGACAGGGAGGACAAATTGTCATCAATGATATGATCCGGGGCACAGGCGTTATGCCTGCATTATTTGCGGTAAATATGCTGATTAACACGGCTTCCGGGGGAACATGGACCTTCGAACAGTATAAAACATGGTTGGCTGCTGCCGGTTGTTCCACAGCAACCTGGGAAGAGGTGGGCGGCAGGCAGCTAATTAAAGCTACTAAGGTCCATTAA
- a CDS encoding DNA topoisomerase III codes for MYKMLFLAEKPSVGRDLARVLNCHQKGNGYLEGDRHIVTWALGHLVTLADPEAYDQKFSAWRLEDLPILPPYLKLVVIKQSGKQFNAVTTQMKRKDVREIVIATDAGREGELVARWIIEKAQIKKPIKRLWISSVTDKAIKDGVRNLRKGKDYENLYASAVARAEADWLVGINATRALTCKHNAQLSCGRVQTPTLAIIAKREQEIQNFLPQTFYGITAKAGNLQLTWQDSQTKDTRIFDRDKCSKILTSIKNKNAMVSAVDKIYKKSFAPRLYDLTELQRDANKLFGYSAKETLSIMQRLYEQHKVLTYPRTDSRYITTDIVDTLKDRLTACSVPPYAKPAAKILRSPIKANKSFVDNSKVTDHHAIIPTEQPVFLNNLSDTEKRIYDLVVKRFLAVLYPPFEYEQTTLKAGIGNEHFIARGKVVIAQGWKEVYNNLFEDEEDTADQIAEQVLPALNKGDVLKISSVSQTRGETKPPQPFNEASLLSAMENPARYMAGENKSLIQTIGKTGGLGTVATRADIIEKLFNNFLIEKRGKNIFITSKGKQLLDLVPGDLKTPALTAQWEQKLETIAQGKLDKNIFIREMKQYAGVVVNEIKNSTSKFKHDNLTGERCPDCGKRLLEVNGKKGKLLVCQDRDCGYRKGVSKITNARCPNCHKKLTLHGEGEGQIFVCKCGYREKLTAFNERRRKDKQDASKRDVQKYLRQQKNSDEGLTNPALAEALAKLKLKE; via the coding sequence ATGTATAAAATGTTATTTTTAGCGGAAAAACCTTCGGTAGGCAGAGACCTGGCCCGGGTATTAAACTGCCATCAAAAAGGAAACGGTTATCTGGAAGGCGACCGGCATATCGTGACCTGGGCACTGGGCCACCTGGTGACGCTGGCCGACCCCGAGGCTTATGATCAAAAATTCAGCGCCTGGCGGCTGGAAGATCTACCAATTCTGCCCCCCTACTTAAAGCTGGTGGTGATTAAGCAAAGCGGCAAACAGTTTAATGCCGTTACCACACAAATGAAAAGAAAAGATGTCCGTGAGATTGTGATTGCCACCGACGCAGGTCGTGAGGGTGAGCTGGTGGCCAGGTGGATTATAGAAAAGGCCCAAATCAAGAAGCCTATTAAACGGCTCTGGATTTCGTCGGTTACCGACAAGGCCATCAAAGACGGGGTCAGAAATTTAAGAAAGGGTAAAGATTATGAAAATCTTTATGCCTCAGCCGTTGCCCGGGCCGAGGCTGACTGGCTGGTGGGCATCAATGCCACCCGGGCTTTGACATGCAAACATAATGCCCAGCTTTCCTGCGGCAGGGTCCAGACCCCGACCCTGGCCATCATTGCTAAAAGGGAGCAGGAGATACAAAATTTCTTGCCCCAAACATTTTACGGCATCACAGCTAAAGCCGGTAATTTACAGCTAACCTGGCAGGACAGCCAAACTAAGGACACCAGAATTTTTGACCGGGATAAATGCTCAAAAATACTTACGTCCATAAAAAATAAAAACGCTATGGTTTCAGCGGTCGATAAAATCTATAAGAAAAGTTTTGCCCCACGGCTATATGACTTAACAGAACTTCAAAGGGATGCCAATAAACTTTTTGGCTACTCGGCAAAGGAAACTTTATCCATTATGCAGCGGCTGTACGAGCAGCACAAAGTTTTAACCTACCCCAGAACCGACTCACGGTATATTACCACGGATATAGTGGACACCTTAAAGGACCGGCTGACAGCCTGCAGCGTGCCGCCATATGCCAAACCGGCGGCCAAAATACTTCGTAGCCCCATCAAAGCCAACAAATCCTTTGTGGATAATAGCAAAGTAACGGATCACCATGCCATTATACCGACTGAACAGCCGGTTTTCCTAAATAATTTAAGTGATACGGAAAAAAGAATATATGACCTGGTAGTAAAAAGGTTTTTAGCTGTTTTATATCCCCCCTTTGAATATGAACAAACCACCCTAAAGGCCGGCATCGGCAATGAGCACTTTATCGCCAGGGGTAAAGTGGTGATCGCCCAGGGCTGGAAAGAAGTGTACAACAATCTTTTCGAAGATGAAGAAGATACCGCGGACCAAATTGCCGAGCAGGTATTACCGGCTTTAAATAAAGGCGATGTCTTGAAAATATCGTCCGTGTCCCAGACCCGGGGAGAGACCAAACCGCCGCAGCCGTTTAATGAAGCCAGTCTTCTTTCCGCCATGGAAAACCCGGCCAGGTATATGGCCGGGGAAAATAAAAGTTTAATTCAAACCATCGGTAAAACCGGTGGGTTGGGAACCGTAGCTACCAGGGCCGATATAATTGAAAAACTATTTAATAACTTTTTAATTGAAAAAAGGGGTAAAAATATATTTATTACATCAAAAGGCAAACAACTGCTCGATTTAGTCCCCGGAGATTTGAAAACACCCGCTTTAACTGCCCAGTGGGAACAAAAGCTGGAGACCATTGCCCAGGGAAAGCTTGATAAAAACATTTTCATCCGGGAAATGAAGCAGTATGCTGGCGTAGTTGTTAATGAGATCAAAAATAGTACAAGCAAATTCAAACATGATAACCTTACCGGTGAAAGATGCCCCGATTGTGGTAAGCGCCTGCTGGAGGTCAATGGTAAAAAGGGCAAATTACTGGTGTGCCAGGACAGGGATTGCGGTTATAGAAAAGGAGTCAGCAAAATAACTAATGCCCGGTGCCCCAATTGCCATAAAAAGCTGACCCTGCACGGCGAAGGAGAAGGACAAATATTTGTCTGCAAGTGCGGCTACAGGGAAAAGCTCACTGCCTTTAACGAGAGAAGGAGAAAAGATAAGCAGGATGCCTCTAAAAGAGATGTGCAAAAATACCTACGGCAACAAAAGAACTCCGATGAAGGGCTGACCAACCCCGCCCTGGCAGAGGCCCTGGCCAAATTGAAGCTGAAGGAATAA
- a CDS encoding molybdopterin-dependent aldehyde oxidoreductase, with protein sequence MHKKELNINSCPVTVFVHPDDTLADVLRGQLNLTGTKVGCGQGTCGACSVLMNGRVIRSCVTKMKRVPDGASIVTIEGIGTPANLHALQLAWIVYGGAQCGYCTPGFIVSAKGLLDQNPNPTRDEVRDWFQKHRNACRCTGYKPLVDAVMDAARVLRGEISMEDLSFKIPEDGRIFGTAYPRPTALAKVTGTCDYGADLGLKLPSDTLHLAIAQAKVSHANIISIDTSEAEQMPGVYRVLTHQDVQGNNRIFGFVLYPWSKNDGYDRPILCDEKIFQYGDAIAMVCADTEDHARAAAEKVKIEYEKLPAYMNALDAAAEDAMEIHPGTPNVFFEQPVMKGEDTAPIMTAADYVVEDSFYVQRQPHMPIEPDVGFAYLDDEGRVTIHSKSITLHAHHRMLYEGLGIEPEKLRLVQNPMGGSFGYKLSPTMEALLAVACIATGRPVFMRYNYYQQITYTGKRSPFFINLKLAADKNGKLLAMEHDFLIDHGAYSEFGDLLTVKGARCIGAGYHIPNIRALGRCTFTNHAFGSAFRGYGSPQSEFASEVLIDKLAEKVGMDPLEFRYINVYRPGSTTPSGCELDVHPFPGLLDMLRPKYKDALQRAKQEVSLDKRRGVGIAIGTYNVGRDSADVSEAAVELNPDGTITVFNTWEDHGQGGDIGTLATAHEALRPLGIGVEKIKLVMNDTATCPNSGPAAASRSQFMTGRAIVDACEKLLGAMQKPDGSYRNYDDMVAENIPTKYMGSYSTAHLCSRIDPQTGQFNPVVTYMYGVFMAEVEVDMQTGKTKVLKMIMLADVGKHANKLAVDGQLYGGLAQGIGLALSEDFEDLDKHTNMIACGFPYIKDVPDDLELGYTEIPRQEGPFGAAGCGELPTTAPHAAIINGIYNACGVRITHLPARPEKVLAGINKLAEQK encoded by the coding sequence ATGCATAAAAAAGAACTTAATATTAACTCCTGTCCTGTGACTGTATTTGTACACCCGGATGATACGTTGGCCGATGTGTTGCGTGGCCAGCTAAACTTGACGGGTACTAAAGTTGGATGCGGCCAGGGTACCTGCGGTGCTTGTTCGGTTTTAATGAACGGCCGGGTAATTAGATCATGCGTTACAAAAATGAAGCGCGTGCCTGATGGGGCATCTATTGTGACCATTGAAGGGATTGGTACCCCGGCAAATTTGCATGCGTTGCAGCTGGCTTGGATAGTCTACGGAGGGGCGCAATGTGGTTATTGTACTCCCGGCTTCATTGTTTCGGCCAAGGGGTTACTTGATCAGAACCCAAACCCCACCAGGGATGAGGTTCGGGATTGGTTCCAAAAGCACCGCAACGCATGCCGTTGTACCGGTTACAAGCCACTGGTGGATGCCGTTATGGATGCGGCCAGGGTGCTGCGGGGCGAAATCAGTATGGAGGACTTAAGTTTTAAAATACCTGAAGACGGTAGAATATTCGGCACTGCATACCCTCGTCCCACAGCACTGGCCAAGGTGACGGGGACTTGCGATTACGGGGCTGACCTGGGGCTAAAACTACCGTCCGATACGCTGCACCTTGCCATTGCCCAGGCCAAAGTGTCGCACGCCAATATAATTTCCATTGATACGTCAGAAGCCGAGCAAATGCCAGGTGTTTACCGCGTACTTACTCACCAAGACGTACAAGGGAATAACCGTATTTTTGGATTTGTACTGTACCCGTGGAGTAAAAATGACGGTTACGACCGTCCCATATTATGTGATGAAAAAATATTTCAATACGGGGACGCTATAGCCATGGTTTGCGCAGATACCGAAGATCATGCCCGGGCAGCGGCGGAAAAGGTCAAGATAGAGTATGAGAAGCTGCCCGCTTACATGAATGCCTTGGATGCTGCCGCTGAGGACGCTATGGAAATCCACCCCGGCACACCCAACGTGTTTTTTGAGCAGCCAGTGATGAAGGGGGAAGATACTGCACCAATTATGACGGCGGCCGATTATGTCGTAGAGGATAGTTTTTACGTTCAGCGCCAGCCGCACATGCCCATTGAGCCCGATGTGGGGTTTGCCTATTTGGATGATGAGGGACGGGTAACCATCCATTCCAAGTCCATTACCCTACATGCACACCACAGGATGCTATATGAAGGACTTGGGATTGAGCCGGAAAAATTGCGGCTAGTACAAAACCCCATGGGGGGCAGTTTCGGCTACAAGCTGAGCCCCACTATGGAAGCTTTGTTGGCAGTGGCTTGCATAGCCACCGGCAGACCGGTGTTTATGCGCTATAATTACTATCAGCAAATAACTTATACGGGTAAGCGGTCGCCTTTCTTTATCAACCTCAAGCTAGCGGCGGATAAAAATGGTAAGCTTTTAGCCATGGAGCACGATTTTCTTATTGATCACGGAGCTTACTCTGAGTTTGGTGACCTGCTCACTGTGAAGGGGGCCCGCTGTATAGGTGCCGGTTATCATATCCCCAACATCCGCGCCCTGGGCCGGTGTACATTCACCAACCATGCCTTTGGTTCTGCTTTCCGGGGCTATGGTTCTCCGCAAAGTGAGTTCGCCAGTGAAGTGCTGATTGATAAACTAGCTGAAAAAGTGGGTATGGATCCCCTGGAATTTCGCTATATAAATGTCTACCGCCCTGGTAGTACCACTCCCAGCGGCTGTGAGTTGGATGTCCATCCCTTCCCGGGATTATTAGATATGCTCCGGCCCAAGTATAAAGATGCTTTACAAAGGGCCAAGCAAGAAGTCTCGCTTGACAAGAGGCGGGGCGTAGGCATTGCCATCGGTACGTATAACGTGGGCCGTGACAGTGCGGACGTATCCGAGGCGGCTGTGGAGTTAAATCCGGACGGTACCATCACCGTTTTCAATACCTGGGAAGACCACGGTCAGGGGGGGGATATTGGAACCCTGGCCACGGCTCACGAAGCCCTGCGGCCATTAGGTATCGGGGTGGAAAAAATAAAACTGGTGATGAATGATACCGCTACTTGTCCCAACAGCGGGCCGGCGGCGGCCAGCCGCAGCCAGTTTATGACTGGCCGGGCTATTGTGGATGCCTGCGAAAAACTGCTCGGCGCTATGCAAAAGCCCGATGGGTCTTACCGTAATTATGATGACATGGTGGCAGAGAATATTCCCACCAAGTATATGGGGAGCTATTCTACAGCCCACCTGTGCAGCCGTATTGATCCTCAGACAGGCCAGTTTAATCCAGTGGTTACTTATATGTACGGCGTCTTTATGGCCGAGGTGGAGGTGGATATGCAAACTGGTAAAACCAAGGTACTTAAAATGATTATGCTGGCCGATGTGGGTAAACACGCCAATAAGCTGGCGGTAGACGGGCAGTTATACGGCGGCCTGGCCCAGGGTATTGGGCTGGCGTTAAGTGAAGATTTTGAGGATCTGGATAAACACACCAACATGATTGCCTGTGGATTCCCCTATATCAAGGATGTACCAGATGATCTGGAGCTGGGTTACACTGAAATTCCGCGGCAGGAAGGGCCCTTCGGGGCTGCAGGTTGCGGTGAACTGCCTACGACTGCCCCCCATGCCGCTATCATTAATGGTATTTACAACGCCTGCGGGGTGCGCATCACCCACCTCCCGGCAAGGCCGGAAAAGGTATTGGCAGGAATAAACAAGCTGGCGGAGCAGAAGTAA
- a CDS encoding molybdopterin-binding protein: MKSVPVQEAVGMVLCHDLTLIVPGKFKKPLFKKGHVVKPEDIPSLLDIGKEHLYVWEMREGVLHENEAAMRMATAAAGNGVTLTEPSEGKVSLLAAEDGLLKINTGALFAINEREQVMFATLHSNQLVKKNKIVAGTRIIPLVIEEKIITGIEHICRECFPLVEIKPLRPMRVGLVTTGSEVYKGRIQDKFGPVVTAKLAEWGGEVTRRILVSDSIDMIVVAIKELMEEGVDMILVTGGMSVDPDDVTPAGVVAAGGRIVSYGAPALPGAMFMMAYIDELPVMGLPGCVMYHRSSIFDLIAPRVLAGEVITRRDIISLGYGGLCSNCRECRYPDCGFGKGI; the protein is encoded by the coding sequence ATGAAATCTGTACCGGTACAGGAGGCGGTAGGGATGGTGCTTTGCCACGACCTCACCCTAATTGTCCCCGGCAAGTTTAAAAAACCGCTATTTAAAAAGGGACATGTTGTTAAGCCTGAGGATATTCCCAGTCTGTTGGATATTGGCAAAGAGCATCTCTATGTTTGGGAAATGCGTGAAGGAGTTCTGCACGAAAATGAGGCTGCGATGCGCATGGCCACGGCAGCAGCCGGTAATGGTGTTACCCTAACGGAACCTAGTGAAGGAAAGGTTAGCTTGCTGGCCGCAGAAGACGGATTGTTAAAAATCAATACCGGCGCTTTGTTTGCGATTAATGAGCGGGAACAGGTTATGTTTGCCACCCTGCACTCAAACCAGCTGGTTAAAAAGAATAAGATTGTGGCCGGTACGCGCATTATTCCGCTGGTTATAGAAGAGAAAATTATTACTGGCATAGAGCATATCTGCCGGGAATGTTTTCCCCTGGTTGAGATAAAACCCTTAAGACCCATGCGGGTCGGGCTGGTAACCACAGGCAGCGAAGTGTACAAAGGGCGCATCCAGGATAAGTTTGGGCCGGTAGTGACAGCTAAACTGGCCGAGTGGGGCGGCGAAGTTACCAGGCGGATTTTAGTGTCCGACAGTATAGATATGATTGTAGTGGCTATCAAGGAACTAATGGAAGAGGGGGTCGATATGATCCTGGTTACCGGTGGTATGTCGGTGGATCCCGATGATGTAACGCCGGCGGGCGTGGTTGCCGCCGGGGGGCGCATTGTTAGCTATGGGGCACCTGCTCTGCCGGGGGCCATGTTTATGATGGCTTATATTGATGAACTGCCTGTAATGGGCTTGCCCGGGTGTGTTATGTATCACAGAAGCAGTATATTTGATTTAATAGCGCCGCGGGTTTTGGCTGGTGAAGTGATTACCCGCAGGGATATTATTTCCCTGGGTTATGGCGGTCTTTGTTCCAACTGTCGTGAGTGCCGTTATCCTGATTGCGGCTTTGGCAAAGGTATTTAA
- a CDS encoding molybdopterin-dependent aldehyde oxidoreductase, with translation MLKKRVNINGASMTLVADPETALADVLRGQLHLTGTKIGCGKAQCGACSVIMNGKVILSCVTKMKKVPDDAIITTIEGIGTPTNLHALQLAWVKHGAAQCGFCASGFIVSAKALLDENLNPTREEVRTWFQKHKNVCRCTGYKPQVDAVMDAARLMRGEITVADLSFQMPADGKILGTDYPRPSAVGKVTGTIDYGADFGLKMPPGTLQLKLVQAQVSHAKILSIDTSEAEKMPGVYKVVTHKDVKGKNRVNGLNFPNNKGDSYDRPILCDEKVFQYGDAIAIVCADTEAHAQAAVEKVNVELEVLPAYMSAPAAMEPDAIEIHPGTPNVYFKQENIKGEDTAPLMEKADVVVSMEDLFVGRQPHLPIEPDVAAAYYDDNGNLQILSKSIGLDIHALMIGEGLGLEAGKNLFLSQFSGVGGTFGYKFSPTIEALVGVACMATGRPVFLNFNYYQQITYTGKRSPFFMDVKFGANKDGKIIALEHNYAVDHGPYSEFGDLLTLRGAQFIGAGYGIPNIKGVGYTVCTNHGWGSAFRGYGSPQSLFASETLIDVLAEKLGMDPLELRYINAYRPGDTNPSGHDPEVYSLPALIDAIRPKYQAALEKAKALSTPEKKRGVGVSVGVYGCGLDGVDSAEVWVELLADGRVQVSTNWQDHGQGADMGLLATSHEVLRQMGIKPEQIKLVMNDMNLAPAGGPAGGSRSQVVIGNSAVNGCEQLVNALKKDDGTYMTYDEAVTKGIPLKYVGKWSTAADNCTACDEKGQGKPFAIYMYGVFLAEVEVDTKTGKAQVAGMTMAADVGEVINKTVVDGQIYGGLAQGIGLALTEDFEDLKKHTSMAACGIPYVKDVPDNIEIIYVNHQRKHGPHGASGVGELPLTSPHAAICNAIYNACGVRITQLPALPKKILAGLQGKEIPVVKRPIKNPAY, from the coding sequence ATGCTTAAGAAAAGAGTTAACATTAACGGTGCCAGTATGACTTTGGTTGCTGATCCGGAAACTGCTTTGGCGGATGTTCTTCGCGGGCAGCTGCATCTGACCGGTACCAAGATTGGCTGCGGCAAGGCCCAGTGCGGTGCCTGTTCGGTCATTATGAACGGCAAAGTTATCCTGTCCTGTGTCACCAAGATGAAAAAGGTTCCCGATGATGCTATTATTACCACTATTGAAGGCATTGGCACCCCCACCAACCTGCATGCTCTGCAGTTGGCCTGGGTCAAACACGGTGCCGCCCAGTGCGGTTTTTGTGCATCCGGCTTTATTGTCTCCGCCAAGGCCCTGCTTGACGAAAATCTCAATCCGACTAGGGAAGAGGTACGTACCTGGTTCCAGAAGCATAAGAATGTTTGCCGCTGCACGGGGTATAAGCCCCAGGTAGACGCGGTGATGGACGCCGCCCGCCTGATGCGCGGCGAAATAACCGTGGCTGATTTAAGCTTCCAAATGCCGGCCGATGGTAAAATTTTAGGCACCGATTACCCGCGTCCTTCGGCTGTGGGCAAGGTTACCGGCACCATTGATTACGGCGCTGACTTCGGCCTCAAAATGCCGCCCGGTACTCTGCAGCTTAAACTGGTTCAGGCTCAGGTTTCCCACGCTAAGATTTTATCCATCGATACATCCGAAGCTGAAAAAATGCCCGGTGTTTACAAAGTTGTCACGCACAAAGACGTTAAAGGCAAAAATCGCGTCAACGGCCTAAACTTCCCGAACAATAAGGGAGACAGCTATGACCGGCCCATCCTGTGCGACGAAAAGGTTTTCCAGTATGGTGACGCCATTGCCATTGTTTGCGCCGATACCGAAGCACATGCTCAGGCCGCAGTGGAAAAAGTCAATGTGGAATTGGAAGTGCTGCCGGCTTACATGAGTGCACCTGCCGCCATGGAGCCCGACGCCATAGAAATTCACCCCGGAACTCCGAACGTTTACTTTAAGCAGGAAAACATAAAGGGCGAAGATACCGCGCCGCTGATGGAAAAAGCAGATGTTGTGGTATCCATGGAAGACCTGTTTGTTGGCCGCCAGCCTCACCTGCCCATTGAGCCGGATGTTGCCGCTGCTTATTATGACGACAACGGTAACTTGCAAATTTTATCCAAGAGCATTGGTTTGGATATACACGCGCTTATGATTGGCGAAGGACTTGGTCTAGAGGCCGGAAAAAATCTGTTCCTGTCTCAGTTCTCGGGTGTGGGCGGCACCTTTGGCTATAAGTTCAGTCCCACCATTGAAGCGCTGGTAGGGGTCGCATGTATGGCTACCGGTAGACCTGTTTTCCTGAACTTTAACTATTACCAGCAAATTACTTATACCGGCAAGCGGTCGCCGTTCTTTATGGACGTTAAGTTTGGTGCCAACAAAGATGGCAAGATTATCGCTCTGGAACATAACTATGCTGTCGACCACGGCCCATACTCCGAGTTTGGTGATCTCCTCACCTTGCGGGGTGCTCAGTTCATTGGTGCGGGTTATGGTATACCAAACATCAAGGGAGTTGGCTATACGGTTTGCACCAATCATGGCTGGGGTTCCGCCTTTAGAGGTTACGGTTCGCCCCAAAGCCTTTTTGCCTCCGAGACTTTAATAGACGTTCTGGCCGAAAAATTAGGCATGGATCCGCTGGAACTGCGCTATATTAACGCATACCGTCCCGGCGACACCAACCCTTCCGGTCATGATCCTGAAGTATATTCCTTGCCCGCATTAATCGACGCGATTCGGCCCAAGTACCAGGCTGCTCTGGAGAAGGCTAAAGCGCTTTCCACGCCGGAGAAAAAGCGTGGTGTTGGCGTGTCTGTCGGTGTCTATGGTTGTGGGCTGGACGGCGTAGACAGTGCTGAAGTATGGGTGGAATTGTTGGCTGACGGTAGGGTTCAGGTGAGCACCAACTGGCAGGACCATGGTCAGGGTGCTGATATGGGTCTTTTGGCTACCTCCCATGAAGTCTTACGGCAAATGGGCATCAAGCCTGAGCAAATTAAGCTGGTTATGAACGATATGAACTTAGCTCCAGCCGGCGGACCGGCCGGCGGCAGCCGCTCCCAGGTGGTCATTGGTAACAGCGCCGTAAACGGCTGCGAACAGCTGGTCAACGCTTTGAAGAAAGACGATGGGACTTACATGACCTATGACGAAGCAGTGACCAAAGGCATACCACTCAAATATGTAGGCAAGTGGAGCACAGCTGCAGATAACTGCACAGCCTGCGATGAAAAAGGTCAAGGTAAACCCTTTGCCATATACATGTACGGTGTCTTCCTGGCGGAAGTGGAGGTGGATACCAAGACCGGCAAGGCTCAGGTCGCAGGTATGACCATGGCTGCCGACGTCGGCGAAGTTATTAATAAGACAGTTGTTGACGGGCAAATCTACGGTGGTTTGGCCCAGGGCATTGGCCTTGCGCTTACCGAAGATTTCGAAGATCTGAAGAAGCACACCAGCATGGCTGCCTGCGGTATCCCTTACGTCAAGGACGTTCCTGATAATATAGAAATTATCTACGTGAACCACCAGCGTAAACATGGCCCGCACGGTGCTTCCGGTGTGGGTGAACTGCCGCTGACCTCACCGCATGCTGCTATTTGTAACGCTATTTACAATGCTTGCGGTGTGCGGATCACACAGCTCCCGGCCCTGCCGAAGAAGATACTGGCCGGTTTACAGGGTAAAGAAATCCCGGTGGTCAAACGGCCCATTAAAAACCCAGCTTATTAG